Proteins encoded together in one Candidatus Nitrosocaldus cavascurensis window:
- a CDS encoding acyl-CoA dehydrogenase family protein has product MEADRLREDVDKFCRELRPIEDLAYLERKHNDMLIPLAKKYNLLGMIVSRDYGGRDADNITYIKALERIGMEGSGIRSFFSVHTSLAQRLLMRYGSEEQKERYLKPSARGDKIFAFALTEPDAGSNPLEMKTTYHSVEDVDGHYYLLNGTKYLITNATIADAIIVFAKDSSNSMRMSAFIVDADREGIEREPLVAKMGTPTTDTGMFELKDYKVPRGNLIGKEGEGWKIAKEALIDGRLSVAAGCVGSIKDCLIEAVRYAKERVQYGKPIGKHQLVQEHIAMIELDYKAARSMVRHALLMKERWDREPGDEVKKRAADLAVAEAKLFAVNAAYDAADRALQIYGGRGWSYLYRPARHLVDNRVCRIYEGTDEILKLKIASSLLGKDYRAYG; this is encoded by the coding sequence GTGGAGGCTGATAGACTTAGGGAGGATGTTGATAAGTTCTGTAGAGAACTCAGACCTATAGAGGATCTAGCATACCTTGAGAGGAAGCATAACGATATGCTCATACCTTTAGCAAAGAAGTACAATCTACTAGGCATGATAGTGTCAAGGGATTATGGTGGCAGGGATGCAGATAACATAACATACATAAAGGCACTAGAGCGTATAGGCATGGAAGGGAGTGGCATAAGATCCTTCTTCTCAGTGCATACATCACTTGCGCAGAGGCTATTGATGCGTTATGGTAGTGAAGAGCAGAAGGAGCGTTACCTGAAGCCATCTGCTAGAGGGGATAAGATATTTGCATTTGCATTGACAGAGCCAGATGCTGGTAGCAACCCTCTTGAGATGAAGACAACATACCATAGCGTTGAGGATGTAGATGGGCATTATTATCTGCTCAATGGCACAAAGTACTTGATAACAAACGCTACTATAGCTGATGCAATTATAGTATTTGCAAAGGATAGTAGTAACAGCATGAGGATGAGTGCATTCATAGTTGATGCTGACAGGGAAGGGATAGAGAGGGAACCTCTAGTTGCAAAGATGGGTACACCAACAACAGATACAGGCATGTTTGAACTCAAGGACTACAAAGTGCCTAGAGGTAATCTGATTGGTAAGGAGGGTGAAGGATGGAAGATAGCAAAGGAGGCACTCATAGATGGTAGGCTGAGTGTTGCTGCTGGATGTGTTGGGAGCATAAAAGACTGCCTTATAGAGGCAGTAAGGTATGCTAAGGAGAGGGTACAGTATGGGAAGCCTATAGGGAAGCACCAACTGGTGCAGGAGCATATAGCTATGATAGAGCTTGATTATAAAGCAGCAAGGAGCATGGTAAGGCATGCTCTCCTAATGAAGGAGAGATGGGATAGAGAGCCAGGTGATGAGGTAAAGAAGAGGGCAGCAGATCTTGCTGTTGCTGAAGCAAAATTGTTTGCTGTTAATGCTGCATACGATGCTGCCGATAGAGCATTGCAGATATATGGAGGAAGAGGATGGTCATACCTGTATAGACCAGCAAGGCACCTTGTAGATAACAGGGTATGCAGGATATATGAAGGCACAGATGAGATACTCAAGTTGAAGATTGCATCAAGTTTATTGGGCAAGGATTATAGGGCATATGGATGA
- a CDS encoding indolepyruvate ferredoxin oxidoreductase subunit alpha — MITRERYIPPKGAEDRIRKRRDTLDLLLARKGERIVVDAPLAIIRAALESGISYAAGYPGAPTADLIDMLSESSTLLKDLGIFFESSTNEASAATKLLASVYDRIHGFVNWKVVGTNVAADVLAHITSSGTVGSAVIVVGEDYETESTTVEMKSYMYGKGFAIPVIDPIGSPMHVYRLAKHAFRLSEYSNMPVMLLLRPMAANCIGSIVCEDDIKRPEVSVKDRKSIWEPDLSRYTLTDTAKLHAVEKYSERIPRAMDYIASNRLNDYIIGDSREEKSGSRNSISSSKGSNIGFITHGGIFNSFITAMYELGRADVSGSCVYDLLNLNVVYPIVPEEIIRFAADKEMLFIVEEGAPFYIEESIRSILHAAGINSKVYGKMSNGGFIPPTGALDVDALLESLSRMLSLVEPYYTMPRERLSEIMKHKERAIRSTLKVRVARNPTFCTGCPERPIFTAIRWLDERFGRSIYTGDSGCYTMARLPPFEASDTFTGMGTSLDSALGLSKLYKRRVIAVMGDGTFFHRGVTNVDNLLYNISNDSDVNIIFIIFENYWTAMTGHQPNPASKVHSTTTATTQGEPLSMNYAGEFPTRASIESILRAHGVRWIRRVNPFDFYSTLETMLEAYMVEKGVRVIICDGECTLARMRREQPVIESMIDKGRRVEQVKYRIDEEICSGCFPCEKYSGCPSVTMVKNPNPLRTGYIKQTEDTCTGCGICGITSIFGLCPSTYRVRIVYNPTRWERFMHRLNMYAIRMLMGRGAKVDGWKVESRGEKGMMGRQDGVGGGI, encoded by the coding sequence ATGATAACAAGAGAGAGGTACATCCCTCCTAAGGGTGCTGAGGATAGGATAAGGAAGAGGAGGGATACACTAGATCTACTACTAGCAAGGAAGGGGGAGCGTATAGTTGTTGACGCTCCTCTAGCAATAATAAGGGCAGCGTTAGAGTCAGGGATAAGTTATGCTGCTGGCTATCCTGGTGCACCAACAGCAGACCTAATAGATATGCTATCAGAGTCAAGCACGTTACTGAAGGATCTAGGCATATTCTTCGAGTCATCAACCAACGAGGCATCTGCTGCAACAAAGTTACTTGCATCAGTGTACGATAGGATACATGGGTTTGTTAACTGGAAGGTTGTTGGGACCAATGTTGCTGCAGATGTACTTGCTCACATAACCTCATCTGGTACAGTGGGCTCCGCTGTGATAGTGGTTGGGGAGGATTATGAGACTGAGAGTACTACAGTTGAGATGAAGAGCTACATGTACGGCAAGGGGTTTGCTATCCCAGTTATAGACCCTATAGGGAGCCCAATGCATGTATACAGGCTAGCAAAGCATGCATTCAGGCTCTCAGAGTACTCAAACATGCCAGTTATGCTACTTCTAAGACCAATGGCAGCAAACTGCATAGGCTCTATAGTATGTGAGGATGATATAAAGAGGCCAGAGGTAAGCGTTAAGGATAGGAAGAGCATATGGGAGCCAGATCTGAGCAGGTATACGTTAACAGATACCGCAAAGTTGCATGCGGTAGAGAAGTACAGTGAGAGGATACCCAGGGCTATGGATTACATAGCAAGCAATAGGCTTAACGACTACATAATTGGTGATAGCAGAGAAGAGAAGAGTGGTAGTAGAAATAGCATCAGTAGTAGCAAGGGTAGCAATATAGGGTTCATAACCCATGGTGGAATATTCAACTCTTTTATAACAGCCATGTATGAACTTGGTAGGGCAGATGTGAGTGGGAGTTGTGTATACGATCTACTCAACCTTAACGTTGTTTATCCTATAGTGCCAGAGGAGATCATAAGGTTTGCTGCTGACAAGGAGATGCTCTTTATAGTGGAGGAGGGAGCACCATTCTACATAGAGGAGAGTATAAGGAGCATACTACATGCTGCAGGTATCAACAGCAAGGTATATGGCAAGATGAGCAATGGAGGGTTCATACCACCTACAGGTGCATTGGATGTTGATGCACTGCTTGAATCATTGTCTAGGATGCTCTCGCTTGTAGAACCTTACTATACCATGCCTAGGGAGAGGCTCTCAGAGATCATGAAGCATAAGGAGAGGGCTATAAGGAGCACGCTTAAGGTGAGGGTTGCAAGGAACCCAACGTTCTGCACTGGCTGCCCAGAGAGGCCTATATTCACTGCAATAAGATGGCTTGATGAACGTTTTGGGAGGAGTATATACACTGGGGATAGCGGGTGCTACACAATGGCACGTCTACCTCCATTTGAGGCATCAGATACATTTACAGGTATGGGGACCTCCCTTGACTCTGCACTTGGGTTATCAAAGTTATACAAGAGGAGGGTTATAGCAGTAATGGGCGATGGTACGTTCTTCCATAGAGGGGTAACTAATGTTGATAACCTACTATATAACATAAGCAATGATAGCGATGTTAACATAATCTTCATCATATTTGAGAACTACTGGACAGCAATGACAGGGCACCAGCCAAACCCTGCAAGCAAGGTCCATAGCACTACTACTGCAACAACCCAAGGAGAACCTTTAAGCATGAACTATGCTGGAGAGTTCCCAACAAGAGCAAGTATAGAGTCTATACTAAGGGCACATGGGGTAAGATGGATAAGGAGAGTAAACCCATTCGACTTCTATAGCACGCTTGAGACTATGCTCGAGGCATATATGGTAGAGAAGGGTGTACGTGTCATAATATGTGATGGTGAGTGTACACTAGCAAGGATGAGGAGGGAGCAACCAGTAATTGAGAGCATGATAGATAAAGGGAGGAGGGTTGAGCAGGTCAAGTACAGGATAGATGAGGAGATATGCTCTGGCTGCTTCCCATGTGAGAAGTACTCTGGTTGTCCAAGTGTAACCATGGTCAAGAACCCAAACCCATTGAGGACAGGTTACATAAAGCAGACTGAGGATACATGCACTGGTTGTGGTATATGTGGTATAACCAGCATATTTGGGCTCTGTCCATCAACCTACAGGGTAAGGATAGTGTATAACCCAACAAGGTGGGAGAGGTTCATGCATAGACTGAATATGTATGCTATAAGGATGCTTATGGGGAGAGGAGCAAAGGTGGATGGATGGAAGGTAGAGAGTAGGGGTGAGAAGGGGATGATGGGGAGGCAAGATGGTGTAGGAGGTGGCATCTAG
- a CDS encoding acyl-CoA dehydrogenase family protein, which produces MTLFKQELRQALSIFYQPKSDHALQLLESLGDIMERYVMPDARRIDAEGVFPIESVKRLSDHGFCKIPFKARYGGFELPYPIYISALEMLGMACASTGLSLAIHCTVCSGIEMFGNEEQKERYLKPLIDGRMLGAFALTEPEAGSDAKAVKTRARLDGDGKNSNYYIIDGRKRFITNGGVADVYFVFAVTDNGYSLFLVDKDSPGLKVGRCMDKMGVRGSPLVELQLDECMVPRENLVGEEGKGYHYAMEMLHTGRIGIAALSVGIAQIAFEKSLEYSKRRQAFGKPIAEFQMIREKLADMHMMISAARYLTLSAAWAKHNGLDDYALKAAEAKLFASETAKMVSDEAIQIHGAYGYVDEFDVNRHWRDARMMSIGEGTSEIMRLIISHRLLRRSDESDS; this is translated from the coding sequence ATGACACTCTTCAAGCAAGAGTTAAGGCAGGCTTTGAGCATCTTCTATCAGCCAAAGAGTGATCATGCACTACAACTGCTAGAGTCTCTAGGCGATATTATGGAGAGGTATGTGATGCCAGATGCAAGGAGGATAGATGCCGAAGGGGTATTCCCAATTGAGAGTGTTAAGAGGCTCTCAGATCATGGGTTTTGTAAGATCCCATTCAAGGCAAGGTATGGAGGGTTTGAACTACCATACCCAATATACATCTCTGCTCTAGAGATGCTTGGTATGGCATGTGCAAGCACTGGGCTCTCACTTGCAATACACTGTACGGTATGCTCTGGCATAGAGATGTTTGGTAACGAGGAGCAGAAGGAGAGGTATCTGAAGCCACTCATAGATGGTAGGATGCTAGGGGCATTTGCATTAACTGAGCCTGAGGCTGGTTCAGATGCAAAAGCAGTAAAGACAAGGGCTAGGCTTGATGGTGATGGTAAGAACAGCAACTACTACATAATAGATGGGAGGAAGAGGTTCATAACAAATGGGGGTGTTGCAGATGTATACTTTGTATTTGCTGTAACAGATAATGGATACTCTCTCTTCCTAGTTGATAAGGATAGCCCTGGCTTAAAGGTTGGTAGATGTATGGATAAGATGGGTGTTAGAGGTTCTCCCCTAGTGGAGTTGCAGTTAGATGAGTGTATGGTTCCAAGGGAGAACCTAGTGGGAGAGGAGGGTAAAGGCTACCATTATGCCATGGAGATGCTTCATACTGGTAGGATTGGGATAGCAGCACTCTCCGTTGGTATAGCACAGATAGCATTCGAGAAGTCGCTAGAGTATAGCAAGAGGAGGCAAGCATTCGGTAAGCCAATAGCAGAGTTTCAGATGATAAGAGAGAAGCTTGCAGATATGCATATGATGATCTCTGCAGCAAGGTATCTAACCTTAAGTGCAGCATGGGCTAAGCATAATGGGTTAGATGATTATGCATTGAAGGCTGCAGAGGCAAAGCTCTTTGCATCTGAGACAGCAAAGATGGTGAGTGATGAGGCAATACAGATACATGGCGCATATGGGTATGTTGATGAGTTCGATGTTAATAGGCACTGGAGGGATGCAAGGATGATGAGTATAGGGGAAGGTACATCGGAGATAATGAGGCTTATAATATCACATAGACTATTAAGGAGATCAGACGAATCTGATTCATGA
- a CDS encoding DUF6537 domain-containing protein has protein sequence MLSSRLRVYRVLVPSVGGQGGGTISEVLYRAVIIERERIAKENGMLDRIAYRTDLEYRYMIPGLAQRNGSVYSAVAFVSPLEFELPERVVIAERFHTASVDVMVAQELAEAVRFAGDGLLKADSTAIVNEHRFLTTVEKMPITKNLIPVDEQIAVLKRLVGRYLGIDAHELALAHGMKPVYANTILLGALAASNALPISKDSYIDAIEERFSGKVMDDNIEAFKIGYKHIMMMLLEDSNRDAGVMMMRKKREVTADTTDITEQSMEEILSRNHRRVMLSRGKRDADRYVELIKRLSANNNNNDSSNNDRSIPDTLIKIIAEGIGQLVEFEGWHHADRYMRMVLAIINIDRERGDGTFRLSRIYAMHLAGRLMRWEGPFEVARIKSRKVITDTLHYRDAYGKGKDVIVKVEALLQPNVEEMYGMVPKRIHDTICRLIPSWPEYIERRRYDGKPISIDLTSIGGYIRLWLLWKLSFMHKHSVRYNKEMEFVEHFTRVVKDLAMIDYELACMVADYAQYIRGFAHVRARNIDIFNTLVEYVVRKGLEMDDALAYTDHRITKASLRAAMNLITLDGEGKDKVIKFMDELYTLFKDGEYNKIYARLAMRQLVPL, from the coding sequence ATGCTCAGTAGCAGGCTAAGGGTGTATAGAGTGCTTGTACCATCTGTTGGAGGTCAGGGTGGAGGCACGATAAGCGAGGTACTATACAGGGCAGTGATTATAGAGAGGGAGAGGATTGCAAAGGAGAATGGCATGCTTGATAGGATAGCATATAGGACAGACCTCGAGTATAGGTACATGATACCAGGGCTTGCACAGAGGAATGGCTCCGTGTATAGTGCTGTAGCCTTTGTATCCCCACTCGAGTTTGAGTTGCCTGAGAGGGTGGTAATTGCTGAGAGGTTTCATACCGCTAGTGTTGATGTTATGGTAGCGCAAGAGCTTGCAGAGGCTGTTAGGTTTGCAGGTGATGGTCTACTCAAGGCTGACTCTACAGCAATAGTCAATGAGCATAGGTTTTTAACAACCGTTGAGAAGATGCCCATAACAAAGAACCTGATCCCTGTAGATGAGCAGATAGCAGTGCTCAAGAGGCTAGTTGGGCGATATCTTGGTATAGATGCACATGAACTTGCACTTGCACATGGTATGAAGCCTGTGTATGCAAATACCATACTACTAGGTGCTCTTGCAGCATCAAATGCACTACCAATAAGCAAGGACTCATATATAGATGCTATAGAGGAGAGGTTCTCTGGTAAAGTCATGGATGATAACATAGAAGCATTCAAGATAGGTTATAAGCATATCATGATGATGTTGTTGGAGGATAGCAACAGAGATGCTGGGGTTATGATGATGAGGAAGAAGAGGGAGGTAACTGCAGATACCACAGATATAACTGAGCAGAGTATGGAAGAGATACTCTCTAGGAACCATAGAAGGGTTATGCTCTCAAGGGGTAAGAGGGATGCTGATAGGTATGTAGAGTTGATCAAGAGGTTGAGTGCTAACAACAACAATAATGATAGTAGTAATAACGATAGAAGTATACCAGATACTCTCATCAAGATAATTGCTGAAGGTATAGGGCAACTTGTAGAGTTCGAGGGCTGGCACCATGCAGATAGGTACATGAGGATGGTGCTGGCTATTATTAACATAGATAGGGAGAGGGGCGATGGTACGTTCAGGCTTAGTAGGATATATGCAATGCACCTTGCTGGAAGATTGATGAGATGGGAGGGACCATTTGAGGTTGCAAGGATAAAGTCAAGGAAGGTTATAACAGATACACTCCATTATAGAGATGCATATGGCAAGGGAAAGGATGTTATAGTTAAGGTTGAGGCACTGCTACAACCAAACGTTGAGGAGATGTATGGTATGGTACCAAAACGCATCCATGATACGATATGCAGGTTGATCCCTTCATGGCCAGAGTATATAGAGAGGAGGAGGTACGATGGTAAACCCATCTCAATAGACCTAACAAGCATAGGAGGTTATATCAGACTCTGGTTACTCTGGAAGCTCTCGTTCATGCACAAGCACTCTGTAAGGTACAACAAGGAGATGGAGTTCGTTGAGCACTTCACAAGAGTGGTTAAGGATCTAGCCATGATAGATTATGAACTTGCATGTATGGTTGCAGATTATGCACAGTACATAAGGGGCTTTGCACATGTTAGGGCAAGGAACATCGATATATTCAACACTCTAGTTGAGTATGTTGTAAGGAAGGGGTTGGAGATGGATGATGCATTGGCATACACTGATCATAGGATAACAAAGGCATCACTAAGGGCAGCAATGAACCTCATCACTCTAGATGGTGAAGGTAAGGATAAGGTGATCAAGTTCATGGACGAGCTCTACACATTGTTCAAGGATGGTGAGTATAACAAGATCTATGCTAGATTGGCTATGAGGCAGTTGGTACCGCTCTGA
- a CDS encoding ammonium transporter gives MNRISLIKRVLLITAVAVPLIVGLSMNQVFGQFGELRLPKPEEITEYHCSGNPLPCIDPGDTAFMYTAAALVMIMTPGGVGFLYGGLTRRKNAATVILQAFLVYAIVSIQWVIWGYSLTFGPDATGHGFIGSFDWVGLNNVLHNAPADVYAPSIPHIAFVMFQLMFAAITPALAVAGYADRVKMSAFMIHVVLWSTFVYDFVGHWNWSLGSQGTSIGWLAALGALDFAGGTVIHITSGFAGLASAMYIGRRIGYGKVPFTPHSIPFVLLGATLLWFGWFGFNPGSAGAAGALESQAFQNTNVATAVAALWWMFLSWAHTGKTSAVGAASGAIAGLVAITPASGFVGTWASIIIGFAAGTICFYCLLIKNRGRIDDALDTWPIHGMGGVVGALLTGTFAEKRINPVGDDGIFFGNPMQLAENAAGAAAAAAWAFGITLLIWKIQDVIWPGGVRVTPREEEIGLDIAQVGEKAYAEE, from the coding sequence ATGAATAGGATATCTTTAATCAAGAGAGTGCTACTCATTACAGCAGTTGCAGTACCATTGATTGTAGGCTTAAGTATGAATCAAGTGTTTGGACAGTTCGGTGAACTGCGCCTCCCCAAGCCTGAGGAGATAACAGAGTATCATTGCTCTGGTAACCCTCTGCCATGTATAGATCCTGGGGATACAGCATTCATGTACACAGCAGCTGCCCTAGTCATGATAATGACCCCTGGAGGAGTAGGCTTCCTATATGGAGGTTTGACTAGGAGGAAGAATGCTGCTACAGTTATACTTCAAGCATTCTTGGTATATGCAATAGTAAGCATACAATGGGTGATATGGGGATACTCACTCACATTTGGGCCTGATGCTACAGGACATGGGTTCATAGGTTCGTTTGATTGGGTAGGGCTCAACAACGTACTACATAATGCACCAGCAGATGTATATGCTCCAAGCATACCCCATATAGCATTTGTGATGTTCCAGTTGATGTTCGCAGCTATAACACCTGCACTAGCAGTTGCAGGATATGCAGATAGGGTAAAGATGAGTGCATTCATGATACATGTAGTGCTATGGAGTACGTTCGTATATGACTTCGTTGGGCACTGGAACTGGTCACTGGGAAGTCAAGGAACATCCATTGGTTGGTTAGCAGCACTAGGTGCACTTGACTTTGCTGGAGGCACTGTTATACACATAACATCTGGCTTTGCTGGTCTAGCATCTGCAATGTATATTGGTAGGAGGATAGGCTATGGGAAGGTTCCATTCACACCACACTCAATACCATTCGTACTACTTGGAGCAACCCTTCTATGGTTTGGATGGTTTGGATTCAACCCTGGAAGTGCAGGGGCAGCTGGTGCACTTGAGAGCCAAGCATTCCAGAATACAAACGTTGCAACTGCAGTTGCTGCACTATGGTGGATGTTCCTGAGCTGGGCACATACTGGGAAGACCAGTGCTGTTGGTGCTGCAAGTGGTGCTATAGCAGGTCTAGTAGCTATAACCCCAGCCTCAGGCTTTGTAGGTACATGGGCATCTATAATAATAGGCTTTGCTGCAGGGACCATATGCTTCTACTGCCTTCTTATAAAGAATAGAGGCAGGATAGATGATGCCCTTGATACATGGCCTATACATGGTATGGGTGGTGTTGTTGGTGCACTCTTAACAGGTACGTTTGCTGAGAAGCGTATAAACCCAGTAGGTGATGATGGTATATTCTTTGGCAACCCAATGCAGCTTGCTGAGAATGCAGCAGGTGCAGCTGCTGCAGCAGCATGGGCATTTGGTATAACCTTACTAATATGGAAGATACAGGATGTAATATGGCCTGGAGGAGTAAGGGTCACGCCTAGAGAAGAGGAGATCGGGCTTGATATAGCACAGGTAGGAGAGAAGGCGTATGCAGAGGAGTAG
- a CDS encoding CoxG family protein: MHIELERRYAFDGIEPNTLWSRLKDVQRIARCIPHAEDVYVEGSILKAKVKPPYSFIRGRLSIESEILSIDEDMKQLKVKVKGSSIGSSFDAMLMISFMQDCLIASVVADTHGLLRTVPRSLIQKVTEDAADMFMSCIKAGISVG; this comes from the coding sequence GTGCATATAGAGTTGGAGAGGAGGTATGCATTTGATGGTATAGAGCCCAATACACTCTGGAGTAGATTGAAGGATGTACAGAGGATAGCAAGATGTATACCTCATGCAGAGGATGTGTATGTTGAGGGCTCTATACTCAAGGCTAAGGTAAAGCCACCATACTCATTCATAAGGGGGAGGCTAAGCATAGAGAGTGAGATATTAAGCATAGATGAGGATATGAAACAGTTAAAGGTAAAGGTTAAGGGTTCATCTATAGGCTCATCGTTCGATGCCATGCTTATGATCTCATTTATGCAGGATTGTTTGATAGCAAGTGTTGTTGCTGATACACATGGGTTGCTCAGGACCGTACCAAGGTCTCTCATACAGAAGGTTACAGAGGACGCTGCAGATATGTTCATGTCATGTATAAAGGCAGGTATTAGCGTTGGTTGA